A section of the Salminus brasiliensis chromosome 10, fSalBra1.hap2, whole genome shotgun sequence genome encodes:
- the mgaa gene encoding MAX dimerization protein MGA a isoform X3: MAITDNQAIMVIHQDGMTTSALAPQTSSPHSLFVVLKPLHPGGGGQAEGAILANKDTRSLGTSTVGFQKLSSMSLSAMAGTNSSNQHLPAEITCKGITVTLDNNNMWNEFYRCQTEMILTKQGRRMFPYCRFRISGLEPFQRYTFIMDMHPVDNHRYKWSDRRWETNGKADPHIVRSFVHPESPATGLDWMQNPVSFYKLKLTNNPLDQESHIIINSMHRYLPRLHIVPADKTTDAVELNGPDVITFSFPQTEFFAVTAYQNLCITQLKIDYNPFAKGFRDDANNSRSCKPKNGLPTETVESEAKPSRETTTLNNLKTLFAKRNAAGKALKGQSLPVAAEEDLKSVSGGISTSAELEKSCSKKRPLAEGLSELIKGAHVKVKRISLEKVHDGSDQPMNTVCLPEGEMKKDSSSDGGELENLSVAPVDTEVTEDKKKLKKGSGISDVKNVTEAEGPLNANTVSNSNASDVSTVKSTTDSCHSITTNMQICSSSKYSDAFVNEKVDTALSETAEKNDGKEDSQTMVKPLDGGEVKKKRAEPVPLPLLALFLQQLKSKTRPARPKSKCETSSSPSHSEKSCKTPSIAENVSPSTASLSPTLTTQSNVQTAASPTPETSAPPASTSPVANTTVSPCLSLLPATSSSTSLTTSPTLPDMTIPFRPAPSLVVADPDQGPDSDSDLDPEYTNTPTLHSDTNFVTVPTENMTSDTVLVSKQEDAPVSLSSFANDIVPDSISSGATTDTVAISEVLSDAPCAPSPSSPSKTIASVFDGPQNEVVCSNVNTTDSSADATLDSCIVPCAEFVPEAPYQSPLSEDDINVPLSPSSAGFSIPSPTPSSPDPFPPGLFCDRPIPPRKSLDPFPPCLSFDRPRPPVDVLESVPVSLIFTKPGCPGDSHFRSQSASTELTSLTPAPEPCISKDGKQSKPENVSKKSKVKHKRGGKSKLSDDAEVAEGPIPVPMQPSLEDVEGQLFVSFMSKKALEIHLGDEVKEEALQKTENIYGEKHQSIEERIDALEKVLLRDLKMMKHRQVIHPVLQAVGLKLHLLDLSLAIDLQYLGVCLPIPPPVLLPGENSGSSASSQVPFVSRTGKTTDFTKIKGWRDKFSSSNSSALPGGTSSDTGQKNLSAFCSDMLDEYLESEGKLIDERAASFSQAVVTPVAYQLPTKSTSYVRTLDSVLKKQAPQSTANTLSPTVASTKSTLTSKSKELGKLGKNASRQSIRSGAAKTASSTVKPTATSSKDGPRTGENSSKRSMKSVPSKPVYTSAPFSLSPSKKSLDKIKTKKGSKTAQASVRPEGKAINSILVAAVGQDSGSPGSVAGGRLSKYVVKLLDVEDGAVWEGKRRTFITEERAAIALSSLVTAEDKIKGSPSPIIKRRAPPCLNDFCRLGCVCASLAQDRRQHHCGKPQCMLGCDCLRRKVVLLRNPTKNENSNGAAVSEDQQDEKGYDMTKKKKRKKAYILSGPEAAPEPATHVKRLWNYEKNYTDPECIFVPLPARPHCSPDLQKELENCPQPSKTHGRGMSTMRGNKESLACARVRPFCRKDLPNADQQGTKGGPHPGPKDSIEEMEEGELRPPALFGPTKRLEIVSKCKWTTAGSRNVVLRVVCERMAQDRLRHPFWVGKYQIEPISKTVQETDKGSTITYKISISQPNLQKNVQKNKENERIKQLEDQLFKTIGKSEVKGLPLLSHVTPAGLLKAEKKPPGASGQITVNGKPYPQAKLELGQMGALHPANRLAAYITGRVCLANQNASKTVTTATVLTTSPTAPTTTTTTTTTAVATTSSVTSTPSVVMSVKPKVTDVSVSSNAPQNANVTSQAAAASGLTDGPTIKSIPVSASTASVKKTVVITTAGSHTVTPGGGVRLMQPVTSVQPPVPGQKMVFQMLKTANGSTLYRNPNGQLIQLVPLNQFRALLPRQTTIVRFPATTASKPQNGSSFTSSSPATSSTLLLKAQNPTPVHSTSAVVHSTTTVSTTKAITASVAETVASLSSTKLSQPSTLNLVPRIIECSGTGIVKIVPQAVLKDSKNPSITVTTLSTKNTLNPGPANRGFILISSLTTQNQDSLEMKADSSVHITPVQAEGSKQNIQSSNCSEKSSESVVLEDHCYTFEAKKTSTSREKPGHVPKDDSSADACSPKMLPEDVLEFAPIEEDESDTDATLGPEPVGKSKAELSGDLQEDEIDSELTEDSDMYDESNTSDQEDLYIDTDSDGEENQKRRSVVLRMQDLEQKEADELVDIETCEERDEKNTEPNSDQSPLKEHDKALHRKQKLKEQEMERRSCLKEWFHKLQMTINLEDSKASKMTILKLACDEIHTLSKQTDELEKLEEELKKKRAYYLHLASQLSGKTKESISWKLREIITKQKSLESQDMARNTTQPVPKHSLIDVRTEQNRLQSKDNVKDTVHRCVKLSSNSKPVDLSIIRQKRLGSQDINFSAKQKLSEAEKKGKDSIGRPSQAAKPLLERHLPPALLLRERTRPNILSRSKSQSLPVSPDKEQAFVPQVIPLVETMVPCNQIITISNPLQPIGITSLGERQSATPGVAAVSISVPAVSHPIKVENPVPVVLQPQVLSPLKINSPGKTVNLPKISSVVSLVQSEKLLVTPPVVLQTTDVPPVETQASCNTVVESKQPEQGTKVNMADATAKRKEERKDKANNETEVENLMSLLDELDFLNQQLNSEPSQPQGGDSSDTKASSVPTDLLTEKKAGVDIDDERSLSPLFLRLDEDLMVSTTSKDELDDIPPKVDDLVKVIFGSDSPPNSSESDVTAGASDDGNHGRVKSDAPSPPPLLQMKAGGGTTSDTLKEQVGVSWRPMPKLAPLGLKTQESGQNKTVNPHASKPGTQLPNLRSAHM, from the exons CGGATCCACATATTGTACGCTCTTTTGTACATCCTGAGTCACCTGCAACTGGCCTTGATTGGATGCAGAATCCTGTTTCCTTCTATAAACTGAAGCTCACCAACAACCCCTTGGACCAAGAGAGTCATATTATAATAAACTCTATGCACCGGTACCTTCCTCGTCTTCACATTGTACCTGCAGATAAAACCACAGACGCTGTTGAGCTAAACGGGCCGGATGTTATAACTTTTAGTTTTCCTCAGACAGAATTCTTTGCAGTCACAGCTTACCAGAATCTGTGCATCACCCAGCTTAAAATTGATTACAATCCTTTTGCGAAAGGCTTCAGAGATGATGCGAACAACTCCAGATCTTGCAAGCCCAAAAATGGACTTCCCACTGAAACAGTGGAGAGTGAAGCGAAACCCAGTCGAGAGACTACAACCCTGAACAATCTTAAGACCTTATTTGCCAAGAGGAACGCTGCTGGAAAAGCCCTCAAAGGACAATCCCTGCCTGTCGCTGCTGAGGAAGACCTTAAATCTGTGAGCGGTGGTATTTCCACGTCTGCTGAACTTGAGAAAAGTTGTAG TAAGAAGCGTCCTTTGGCAGAGGGGTTGTCTGAGTTGATTAAGGGAGCTCATGTTAAGGTAAAAAGGATATCTCTTGAGAAAGTCCATGATGGCAGTGACCAGCCGATGAACACTGTTTGTCTGCCTGAAGGAGAGATGAAGAAAGATTCTTCATCTGATGGCGGTGAGCTGGAAAACCTTTCAGTTGCACCGGTAGACACGGAGGTAACGGAAGACAAAAAGAAGCTAAAGAAAGGCAGTGGAATCAGTGATGTGAAAAATGTCACTGAAGCAGAAGGGCCACTGAATGCCAACACTGTGTCAAACTCAAACGCCTCAGACGTGTCCACAGTTAAAAGTACAACAGACTCATGTCATTCAATTACAACCAACATGCAAATTTGCTCCTCCAGTAAGTACTCTGATGCATTTGTAAATGAAAAGGTGGACACGGCATTAAGTGAAACAGCCGAAAAAAATGATGGTAAAGAGGATTCACAGACCATGGTAAAACCCCTTGATGGTGGAGAAGTTAAGAAGAAGCGGGCTGAGCCTGTGCCTTTACCTCTTCTTGCACtatttctacagcagttgaaatcAAAAACAAGACCCGCCAGACCAAAGTCAAAATGTGAAACTTCTAGTTCACCTTCACACTCTGAAAAATCATGTAAAACCCCTTCAATTGCTGAGAACGTATCACCCTCTACAGCATCCCTGAGCCCCACACTTACCACACAATCAAATGTACAAACCGCAGCATCCCCAACTCCAGAAACCTCCGCCCCACCCGCTTCGACGAGTCCTGTAGCCAACACCACAGTATCTCCATGCTTGTCTTTATTGCCAGCTACATCATCCTCTACATCATTGACTACATCCCCCACATTACCAGACATGACTATACCTTTCAGGCCTGCTCCTTCCCTAGTTGTCGCAGACCCTGACCAAGgtcctgactctgactctgacctTGACCCTGAATATACAAATACCCCAACGCTACATTCTGACACTAATTTTGTCACCGTCCCCACAGAAAATATGACCTCTGATACAGTGCTTGTTTCCAAGCAAGAAGATGCACCTGTCAGTTTGTCTTCATTTGCAAATGATATTGTACCCGATAGCATTTCTTCAGGCGCTACCACTGACACCGTTGCTATCTCAGAAGTATTATCTGATGCTCCCTGTGCCCCTTCACCCAGTTCACCTTCTAAGACCATTGCTTCTGTATTCGATGGGCCACAAAATGAAGTTGTTTGCAGTAATGTCAATACCACAGATTCCAGTGCTGACGCTACCTTGGACTCCTGTATTGTCCCATGTGCCGAATTTGTTCCCGAGGCTCCTTATCAGTCCCCTTTGTCCGAAGACGACATCAATGTCCCATTGTCACCATCATCTGCAGGGTTTTCTATACCTAGCCCAACTCCTTCCTCACCTGACCCATTTCCACCTGGCTTGTTCTGTGACAGACCAATACCTCCTCGAAAGTCACTTGACCCATTTCCACCATGCCTATCATTTGATAGACCAAGACCACCTGTGGACGTACTAGAATCAGTACCAGTAAGTTTAATTTTCACCAAACCTGGATGTCCTGGAGATTCACATTTTAGAAGCCAGAGTGCCAGTACTGAGTTGACCTCTCTTACGCCTGCCCCTGAACCATGCATTTCAAAGGACGGCAAACAGTCCAAGCCAGAGAATGTGAGCAAGAAGTCCAAGGTGAAGCATAAGAGAGGTGGAAAAAGTAAGCTCAGTGATGATGCAGAGGTGGCTGAAGGCCCCATACCTGTCCCAATGCAGCCAAGCCTTGAGGACGTGGAGGGCCAGCTATTTGTTTCCTTCATGTCAAAG AAAGCTCTTGAAATTCATCTTGGGGATGAGGTTAAAGAAGAAGCtttacagaaaacagaaaatataTATG gtgaaaAACATCAAAGTATAGAAGAAAGAATTGATGCACTAGAAAAGGTCCTTCTACGTGACTTAAAAATGATGAAGCACAGACAGGTCATTCACCCTGTGCTTCAAGCAG TTGGCCTAAAGTTGCACCTGTTGGATCTTTCTCTGGCCATTGATCTGCAGTATCTGGGTGTGTGCTTGCCTATTCCTCCTCCTGTCCTCTTACCTGGGGAAAACTCTGGGAGTTCGGCCTCATCACAGG TCCCCTTTGTTTCTAGGACAGGAAAAACGACTGACTTCACTAAAATCAAAGGCTGGAGAGATAAGTTTTCCTCCTCAAACTCATCAGCTCTTCCTGGAG GTACCAGCTCGGACACCGGGCAAAAGAATCTTTCTGCCTTCTGCAGTGACATGCTCGATGAGTATCTGGAAAGTGAGGGCAAGCTTATTGATGAACGAGCTGCCAGCTTTTCCCAAGCTGTTGTCACTCCAGTTGCCTACCAGCTCCCCACCAAAAGTACAAGCTATGTTCGTACCCTGGACAGTGTGTTAAAAAAACAGGCACCTCAATCCacagccaacacactcagtCCTACTGTAGCGTCAACAAAATCGACACTGACCTCTAAAAGCAAAGAGCTTGGAAAGTTGGGAAAGAATGCTTCAAGGCAATCCATCAGATCTGGTGCAGCAAAAACAGCCTCCAGCACAGTCAAGCCAACAGCTACCTCCAGCAAAGACGGCCCCAGGACAGGGGAAAACTCCTCAAAGAGGTCTATGAAGTCTGTTCCTTCAAAACCAGTATACACATCAGCCCCGTTTAGTCTGTCTCCAAGCAAAAAATCTTTGGATAAAATTAAGACCAAGAAGGGATCCAAGACCGCACAAGCATCTGTACGACCCGAGGGAAAAGCTATAAATAGTATATTGGTGGCGGCCGTGGGCCAGGACTCTGGTAGCCCTGGTTCTGTAGCAGGGGGGCGTTTGTCCAAGTATGTGGTTAAACTACTGGATGTGGAAGATGGTGCAGTCTGGGAGGGGAAACGACGTACCTTCATCACTGAGGAACGTGCAGCCATTGCTTTATCCTCCCTTGTCACAGCAGAG GATAAAATAAAAGGCAGCCCTTCTCCCATCATTAAGAGGCGTGCCCCCCCTTGCCTGAACGACTTTTGCAGATTGGGGTGTGTATGTGCTAGTCTGGCTCAGGACAGGCGTCAGCACCACTGTGGCAAACCACAGTGCATGCTGGGTTGCGACTGCCTTCGACGTAAAGTTGTCCTCTTAAGAAATCCTACTAAGAATGAAAATTCAAATGGGGCAGCTGTATCTGAAGATCAACAAGATGAAAAGGGATATGAtatgacaaagaaaaaaaagaggaagaaagcCTATA TTCTCTCTGGTCCTGAAGCAGCACCTGAGCCAGCCACACACGTTAAACGCTTATGGAATTATGAGAAAAATTACACTGATCCAGAGTGTATTTTCGTTCCTTTGCCTGCCAGGCCACATTGTTCTCCAGATTTGCAGAAAGAGTTGGAGAATTGTCCCCAACCTAGCAAG ACACATGGAAGAGGGATGAGCACGATGCGAGGAAACAAGGAGAGTCTGGCGTGTGCTCGTGTGAGACCATTTTGCAGGAAAGATCTGCCTAATGCAGATCAACAGGGCACAAAA GGTGGTCCACATCCTGGTCCAAAGGACTCCATAGAAG AGATGGAAGAAGGAGAACTTCGACCACCTGCTCTGTTCGGCCCTACCAAACGGCTGGAAATTGTGTCCAAGTGCAAGTGGACAACAGCAGGCAGCAGGAATGTCGTTTTGCGTGTGGTGTGCGAGCGTATGGCTCAGGACCGACTGAGGCACCCTTTCTGGGTTGGAAAGTACCAAATCGAGCCCATATCTAAGACTGTCCAAGAGACAGACAAAGGATCCACAATCACATACAAAATTTCCATCTCTCAGCCCAATCTTCAAAAGAACGTCCAAAAGAATAAAGAGAACGAGAGGATAAAACAGCTAGAAGACCAATTGTTTAAGACCATAGGGAAGAGTGAAGTGAAAGGCCTCCCTCTTCTGTCCCATGTCACTCCTGCAGGTTTACTAAAGGCTGAGAAAAAGCCTCCTGGTGCTTCAGGGCAGATAACG gtAAATGGAAAACCATACCCTCAAGCCAAGCTAGAACTGGGCCAGATGGGGGCTTTGCACCCAGCCAATAGACTGGCTGCTTATATCACAGGAAGGGTTTGCCTGGCTAACCAAAATGCCTCGAAGACTGTAACCACAGCCACCGTTTTGACAACGTCTCCTACAGcacctaccactactactaccaccaccacaactgctgtGGCTACTACAAGTTCTGTTACCAGCACACCTTCAGTTGTCATGTCGGTCAAGCCCAAAG TGACTGATGTCTCTGTGTCCTCCAACGCACCTCAAAATGCAAATGTGACTTCCCAAGCAGCTGCCGCATCTGGCCTCACAG ATGGCCCCACCATTAAGTCAATACCAGTGTCTGCATCAACTGCATCAGTAAAGAAGACTGTTGTGATCACTACTGCTGGCTCTCACACAGTGACCCCTGGTGGTGGAGTCAGGTTGATGCAGCCTGTAACATCTGTTCAACCACCAGTTCCAGGCCAGAAGATGGTATTTCAGATGTTAAAGACAGCAAATGGGAGCACACTCTATCGCAATCCCAATGGTCAGCTCATCCAGCTGGTTCCCCTCAACCAGTTCAGGGCCCTCTTACCCAGGCAAA CCACCATTGTCCGTTTTCCTGCCACTACTGCCAGTAAGCCTCAAAATGGCAGTTCTTTCACTTCATCCAGTCCTGCCACCTCCTCTACTCTTCTACTGAAAGCTCAGAATCCAACCCCAGTACACAGTACTTCAGCAGTCGTACACAGTACTACAACAGTCAGTACAACTAAAGCCATTACTGCTTCTGTGGCTGAAACAGTTGCTTCTCTTTCTAGCACCAAGTTGAGCCAACCCAGTACTCTGAATTTAGTCCCAAGAATCATTGAATGTTCTGGCACAGGCATTGTTAAAATTGTACCTCAGGCTGTTCTCAAGGATTCAAAAAATCCTAGTATTACAGTGACCACTTTATCAACAAAAAACACTTTGAACCCTGGCCCTGCAAATAGGGGCTTTATTTTGATTAGTTCCTTAACCACACAGAATCAGGACAGCCTGGAAATGAAAGCCGACAGCAGTGTCCACATTACCCCTGTTCAGGCAGAGGGTTCAAAACAGAATATTCAATCCTCTAATTGCTCAGAAAAGTCTTCTGAAAGTGTGGTTCTTGAAGACCACTGCTACACCTTTGAGGCAAAGAAGACCAGCACCTCACGTGAAAAGCCTGGACATGTCCCTAAAGATGATTCAAGTGCAGATGCCTGTTCTCCAAAGATGCTCCCTGAAGATGTGTTGGAATTTGCTCCTATTGAGGAAGATGAATCTGACACCGATGCAACCTTAGGGCCTGAGCCTGTTGGCAAGTCTAAGGCAGAGTTATCTGGAGATCTGCAGGAAGATGAGATTGATTCAGAGTTAACCGAAGACTCTGACATGTACGACGAATCCAACACCAGTGACCAGGAAGATCTCTATATAGACACG GATTCTGATGGGGAGGAGAACCAGAAACGAAGATCTGTGGTTTTACGTATGCAGGATTTAGAACAGAAGGAGGCTGATGAGCTAGTTGATattgaaacatgtgaagaacgGGATGAGAAGAATACTGAACCAAA CAGTGATCAAAGTCCATTAAAGGAGCATGACAAGGCTTTG CATAGGAAGCAGAAGCTGAAGGAGCAGGAAATGGAGAGGCGCAGCTGTCTTAAAGAGTGGTTTCACAAGTTGCAAATGACCATAAATCTTGAGGATAGCAAAGCCTCCAAAATGACAATTCTCAAACTG GCCTGCGATGAAATCCACACTCTTTCTAAACAAACAGATGAGCTGGAAAAATTGGAAGAAGAGCTGAAGAAGAAAAGGGCGTACTACCTTCACCTAGCTTCTCAGTTATCTG GAAAGACTAAGGAATCCATCTCTTGGAAGCTGCGCGAAATCATCACTAAACAGAAATCCCTGGAGAGCCAAGACATGGCAAGAAATACAACACAGCCAGTCCCAAAGCACTCGCTCATTGATGTCAggacagaacagaacaggctGCAGTCCAAGGACAATGTGAAAGATACCGTGCATAGATGTGTTAAGCTTTCCTCTAACTCCAAGCCAGTGGACCTTAGTATCATCAGACAGAAAAGGCTGGGGTCCCAGGACATAAATTTCAGTGCTAAGCAGAAATTGTCTGAAGctgagaaaaaagggaaagattCCATAGGGAGACCCAGTCAGGCGGCCAAACCACTTCTGGAAAGGcatcttcctccagctttgttGCTACGCGAGAGAACAAGACCTAACATCCTGTCCCGAAGCAAGTCTCAATCCCTGCCAGTTTCTCCAGATAAAGAGCAAG cATTTGTTCCTCAAGTAATTCCACTGGTGGAAACCATGGTGCCATGTAATCAGATCATAACTATAAGTAATCCTCTTCAGCCCATTGGCATCACTTCTTTAGGTGAAAGGCAGTCAGCCACACCAG GTGTTGCAGCTGTGTCTATATCTGTTCCTGCCGTATCTCACCCAATAAAAGTGGAGAATCCAGTTCCAGTTGTTTTGCAGCCTCAGGTCCTTAGCCCACTTAAAATCAACAGTCCAG GGAAAACTGTAAACCTCCCCAAGATTTCCAGTGTGGTTTCTTTAGTGCAATCAGAGAAGCTGCTTGTGACCCCACCAGTTGTTCTGCAGACGACAGACGTTCCACCTGTTGAGACACAAGCAAGCTGCAACACTGTGGTTGAGTCCAAGCAGCCTGAACAGGGTACTAAGGTCAACATGGCAGATGCTACAGCCAAGcgaaaggaagaaaggaaagatAAAGCTAACAATGAGACGGAAGTAGAAAATCTGATGTCCTTGCTTGATGAGCTGGATTTCCTTAATCAGCAGCTCAACAGTGAACCCTCTCAGCCACAAGGAGGAGATTCGAGTGATACAAAGGCCAGCAGTGTACCGACTGATCTGCTTACTGAGAAAAAGGCGGGTGTAGACATAGATGATGAACGTTCCCTCAGCCCCTTGTTTCTCCGATTAGATGAGGATCTAATGGTGTCAACCACCTCAAAGGATGAGCTAGATGATATTCCTCCTAAGGTGGATGACCTTGTCAAAGTTATATTTGGGTCAGACTCTCCTCCAAATTCATCAGAGTCTGATGTCACTGCAGGAGCCAGCGATGATGGCAACCATGGCCGAGTTAAAAGTGATgccccatctcctcctcctctgctacAGATGAAAGCAGGAGGGGGAACCACATCAGACACTTTGAAGGAGCAAGTTGGCGTGTCATGGCGGCCCATGCCCAAGCTCGCACCTTTGGGGCTTAAGACACAGGAGAGTGGGCAGAATAAAACTGTAAATCCTCATGCCAGCAAACCTGGCACACAGCTGCCTAATCTACGTAGTGCACATATGTAA